From Leptotrichia wadei, one genomic window encodes:
- a CDS encoding aminotransferase class IV — protein sequence MAGKTEFMKYAYFDKEIVEFEKATVSIATHSLQYGTTCFGGVRGYYRNGKVAIFRLEDHYKRLMTASKMLGFEFFMEWDEFKNIVTELVKKNDIKEDFYMRPFIFCKEPRLSPKKAGLDFDLAIYMLPLADYVSTKGGLRLMSSTYRKYNDSSIPTKAKAGGSYINSFLATSDAQRNGYDDALMFDDAGNVVEVSVANIVLIYRDQVIIPDTGNAALEGITVRSALELLEYNGYKINRGKIDRSMVFTADELLVTGTAMKITYAESLDQRPIGQLDFHAEPKPGKFYELLKGEYEKVINGDHELSKKWLFVVE from the coding sequence ATGGCAGGTAAAACTGAATTTATGAAATATGCATATTTCGATAAAGAAATAGTAGAATTTGAGAAAGCGACAGTAAGTATTGCAACTCATAGTTTACAATATGGAACAACTTGTTTCGGTGGAGTTAGAGGATACTACAGAAATGGGAAAGTAGCAATTTTTAGATTGGAAGATCACTATAAAAGACTTATGACAGCTTCAAAAATGTTAGGTTTTGAATTTTTCATGGAATGGGATGAATTTAAAAATATTGTAACTGAATTAGTTAAAAAGAACGATATTAAAGAAGATTTTTATATGAGACCATTCATTTTCTGTAAAGAACCAAGATTATCACCTAAAAAAGCAGGACTTGATTTTGATTTAGCAATTTATATGTTGCCACTTGCAGATTATGTAAGTACAAAAGGTGGATTAAGATTGATGAGTTCAACTTATAGAAAATATAACGATTCATCTATTCCAACTAAAGCAAAAGCAGGTGGATCTTACATCAATTCATTCCTAGCTACAAGTGATGCTCAAAGAAATGGTTATGATGATGCGTTAATGTTTGATGATGCAGGAAATGTAGTAGAAGTTTCTGTTGCAAATATTGTATTAATCTACAGAGATCAAGTAATTATTCCTGATACAGGAAATGCAGCACTTGAAGGAATTACAGTAAGATCAGCATTAGAATTATTAGAATACAACGGATACAAAATTAACCGTGGAAAAATTGACAGATCGATGGTATTTACAGCAGATGAATTGTTAGTAACAGGAACAGCAATGAAAATCACTTATGCTGAATCATTAGACCAAAGACCAATTGGACAATTAGACTTCCATGCTGAACCAAAACCTGGTAAATTCTATGAATTGTTAAAAGGTGAATATGAAAAAGTTATTAATGGAGATCATGAATTATCTAAAAAATGGTTATTTGTTGTTGAATAA